From Hoeflea sp. 108:
ACGGTGCCGACGATCACCATGCGGAAGACGTTGCCCTTGAGCAGCGGCGCGGTCATGGCGACGATGAACGGGATGACGGCAAGGTCGGCGAACAGGATGACGCGGTTGCCCGGCAGGATGATCGACAGCACGATGGCGATCGGCACCAGGATCAGCGACGACGAGATCGCGGCCGGATGGCCGATCAGGATTGCCGAGTCCAGACCGACCAGCAGCTCGCGGTCGCCGGTGCGCTTGCGCACGAATTCCTGGGCAGCGTCGGAGACCGGCAGCAGTCCTTCCATCAAGACCTTCACCATGCGCGGCAAGAGCAGCATCACGGCGGCCAGCGTCATGCCCGTGGTCAGGACCTTGGACAGCACCGTGCCGAAATCGCCAGCGTTGTAGTAGGCGATCAGGCCAAGCACGAGGCCGATGATCAGGCCGAGCACGACAGGTTCGCCGAACACGCCGAAGCGCTTCTCGATGGTCTCCGTCGAGATGTTGATGCGGTTGATGCCGGGGATGCGGTCCATGATCCAGTTCAGCACGATGGCGATGGGCAGGATCTGCGCCGAGGCGAGATGCGGCACGGAAACGCCGGGGATGCCATAGAACTGCTGCACGGCGCGGGCCGACCAGTCGGCAAACAGCAGCGCAAGTGCGGCAACCAGCGCTGCGACCGCCAGTCCGTAACCGAGGCTGCCCGTGGCAGCGGTCGCCAGCGAACCGACGAAGGCGAAGTGCCAGAAGTTCCAGACGTCGACGTTCAGCGTGCGCGTCAGTCGCAGCAGCAGCAGCGCGATGTTGACGGCGATGCCGATGGGGATGACCCACAGGCCGACAGACGAGCCGAAGGCGATGGCCGCGGCCGACGGCCAACCCACGTCGACGATGTCGCGCTGGATGCCGGTGTTGGTGACAATGGCCTTGGCCACGTCGCCGATCGAGCCCAGCATCAGGCCGAGCACGAGATTGATGCCGATGAAGGCGACGCCGATGGTGATGGCGGCGCGGAACGCCTTGCCGACCTTGGCGCCGAGAACCACGGCAATGATGAAAATGACGATGGGCAACAGCACCGTTGCGCCAAGCGTGTCCACGGCCGACTTAAGGCCGGTCAAAAACGCATCCATGATGCTCCCCCCAGACTCCAAAAGAATGTCCCGGGCCCTCCAGCCTCAGAACATTTGTGCTTCAACGCATACGAAAGTTACATCGATTCCTGAGCCTGTCAATCAGGCTTGGCAGCTGTATCGGTTGGAACGAATGGGCCCGCCGGCCGTTCGGTGGTGTCGGCACCTCGTTTCGACTGTCGACAGGGGCGGCCAAAGCCTTGCCTTCGCCATCAAATCGGGCGATTGAAGGCTGGCGGACTGAGGAGAGGATTCTTGATGACGACTTCGCGCAAAATTCGTTCGGCCGGAGTGATGGCATTGCTCGCGGCCGCCTTGGCTGGCTGCACGACCGGCGGCGGCGGTGTTTCGGGCGGTGGCGCTCCAGTGCGGGCGCAGAGCGGCGTTGAAGGCGCCTGGCTCGATGCCAAGGGCACCGGTCTTTCGACCTTCCAGGCCGGCGCGTTCCAGACTGTCGCCACCGACACCGGGCAGAAACTGTCCGACGGCACCTATGTCATGACCGGCGCCAACTCGGTCCAGATCAACGGCACCTCGCTGATCCGCCAGTCGCCGATCAGCTTCAACTGCCTGCTGATCTCGGCCAACCAGCTGAACTGCACCAGCTCGACCAACCAGCAGTTCACCCTGACCCGTCGCGTCTGATCCTGCCGGCGCCTGCGCAAGTGGGCGCCGCACACGATCGAACGAACCCGCGCGCGGCACCCAGAGCCACGGAAATGTCGTTTCGCAGGCGTTAAGTAAGCCGGCTTTCGGCCTCAGATTCTCCCTTGCATCCGAAAATTCGGAATGTGAACATGGCCCCAAGGAATGTGTAACATTCCGGTCAAGCGAAGGCGGTAAATGCCTCGCGGGGGTCATTCGGGAGAATTCATTATGAAGAGATTGGCTGCCATTGCGGCTTTGTCGGCATCGGCCTTCGGATATTCCGTCGCGCCGTCATTCGCCGACTATACTTTGACGATTCTTCACTTCAACGACTGGCATAGCCGGATCGAAAGCAACAACAAGTTCGAATCGACCTGCTCGGCCGAGGAAGAGGGCAAGGGCGAGTGCATTGGCGGTGCGGCGCGCCTGGTGACCGCGATTGCCGACCAGCGCAAGAAGCTGGAAGGCCAGAACGTGCTGCTGCTCAACGGCGGCGACAACTTCCAGGGCTCGCTGTTCTACACCACCTACAAGGGCGCGGTCGAAGCCGAGTTCCTCAACCAGATGAAGTTCGACGCCATGACCGTGGGCAACCACGAGTTCG
This genomic window contains:
- a CDS encoding PTS sugar transporter subunit IIC; the encoded protein is MDAFLTGLKSAVDTLGATVLLPIVIFIIAVVLGAKVGKAFRAAITIGVAFIGINLVLGLMLGSIGDVAKAIVTNTGIQRDIVDVGWPSAAAIAFGSSVGLWVIPIGIAVNIALLLLRLTRTLNVDVWNFWHFAFVGSLATAATGSLGYGLAVAALVAALALLFADWSARAVQQFYGIPGVSVPHLASAQILPIAIVLNWIMDRIPGINRINISTETIEKRFGVFGEPVVLGLIIGLVLGLIAYYNAGDFGTVLSKVLTTGMTLAAVMLLLPRMVKVLMEGLLPVSDAAQEFVRKRTGDRELLVGLDSAILIGHPAAISSSLILVPIAIVLSIILPGNRVILFADLAVIPFIVAMTAPLLKGNVFRMVIVGTVTLALGFYVANALAPLFTSAAVSSGFQMPANAVQITSVVDGFLWVPYVIIEAIQWLAIGGLVLLAAIIAALFFLYRRNSAAWERAAGAEDDGEGTEAGSVRYATSG